A stretch of Acipenser ruthenus chromosome 1, fAciRut3.2 maternal haplotype, whole genome shotgun sequence DNA encodes these proteins:
- the LOC117421171 gene encoding calnexin-like isoform X1: protein MKLRWLWMCLGLLCLAAAVRSHEEEEEEEDDGIDYEAQVKNFEEKPTDTSDQEGSSQSFQVTYKTPVPTGKVNFAETFDDGSLDGWKISKTMKDDTDDEIAKYDGKWEVEPLKENTVPGDKGLVLKSRAKHHAIAAMLQEPFVFEEQPLVVQYEVNFQDGIDCGGAYMKLLSATDDLDLENFYDRTPYTIMFGPDKCGEDYKLHFIFRHKNPKNGDYEEKQAKRPDVDLKKIFSDKKTHLYTLVLSPDNSFEIFIDQTSVSKGNLLEDFVPPINPAKEIDDPNDSKPEDWDEHPKIPNPEETKPDDWDEDAPAKIEDPDAVKPEGWLDDEPEYISDPNSEKPEDWDEEMDGEWEAPQVPNPACETAPGCGTWKLPMINNPNYKGKWKPSMIDNPNYQGIWSPRKIPNPDYFEDLHPFRMTPFSAVGLELWSMTSDIYFDNFIICSEKEVADRWAADSWGLKKLVASANEPSVLSQLTTAAEERPWLWIVYILTVGLPLGLVVLFCFPKKTDEFAATHKKTDAWQKDVKEAEEEEEEGEEEQEQEGKSRLERKVNEEQSASAKEEEEDEEEEEEEEEEEEEKKSDEENGAAGGGSHEEEEDEGGNKTESVSEDEMKDADEGTGDGPKQPVRKRRVRKE from the exons ATGAAGCTGCGGTGGTTGTGGATGTGTCTGGGGCTGCTGTGCCTGGCTGCGGCTGTCCGCTCacacgaggaggaggaggaggaggaggacgacgGCATTGACTATGAGGCCCAGGTCAAGAACTTTGAGGAGAAACCCACAGACACCAGTGACCAAGAAGGCAGCAGCCAATCCTTCCAG GTGACATACAAGACTCCTGTGCCTACTGGCAAGGTGAACTTTGCAGAAACATTTGATGACGGATCCCTAGACGG ATGGAAGATATCTAAAACAATGAAGGATGACACTGATGATGAAATTGCAAAATATGATG GGAAGTGGGAAGTGGAGCCTTTGAAGGAGAACACCGTACCTGGAGACAAGGGACTGGTGCTGAAATCCAGAGCCAAGCACCATGCCATAGCAGCCATGCTACAGGAGCCATTCGTCTTTGAAGAGCAACCCTTAGTAGTGCA gTATGAAGTCAATTTCCAGGACGGAATCGATTGTGGTGGTGCTTATATGAAACTTCTTTCTGCAACAGATGATTTGGATTTG GAAAACTTCTATGACCGAACTCCATACACAATTATGTTTGGTCCAGACAAGTGTGGTGAAGATTACAAGCTTCACTTCATCTTCAGGCACAAGAACCCCAAAAATGGAGACTACGAGGAGAAGCAGGCCAAGCGCCCTGATGTTGATCTGAAAAAAATCTTCTCTGACAAAAAGACCCATCTTTATACACTTG TACTGAGTCCAGATAACAGCTTTGAGATCTTCATTGATCAGACCAGTGTGAGTAAAGGAAACCTCTTGGAGGATTTTGTCCCACCTATAAACCCAGCCAAAGAGATCGATGATCCTAATGACAGCAAACCCGAGGACTGGGACGAGCACCCAAAGATCCCCAACCCAGAGGAAACCAAACCTGACGACTG GGATGAAGATGCTCCAGCAAAGATAGAAGATCCTGATGCAGTGAAACCTGAAGGCTGGCTCGATGATGAACCAGAGTACATATCGGACCCTAATTCAGAGAAACCTGAagactg GGATGAGGAGATGGATGGGGAATGGGAAGCCCCTCAGGTCCCCAACCCAGCCTGTGAGACGGCCCCGGGCTGTGGAACGTGGAAGCTGCCTATGATCAACAACCCCAACTACAAGGGCAAGTGGAAGCCTTCCATGATCGACAACCCCAACTACCAG GGAATTTGGAGCCCAAGGAAAATCCCGAACCCAGATTATTTTGAAGACCTGCATCCATTCCGCATGACTCCCTTTAGTGCAGTGGGCTTAGAGCTCTGGTCCATGACTTCTGACATCTACTTTGACAACTTCATCATCTGCTCTGAGAAGGAAGTGGCTGACCGCTGGGCAGCTGACAGCTGGGGCCTGAAAAAGCTGGTGGCCAGCGCCAATGAG CCAAGTGTGCTGAGTCAGCTGACAACAGCTGCAGAGGAACGTCCTTGGCTGTGGATCGTTTACATCCTGACTGTCGGGTTACCTCTGGGGCTGGTTGTGCTTTTCTGTTTCCCCAAG AAGACAGATGAATTCGCCGCCACCCACAAGAAGACGGATGCCTGGCAGAAAGATgtgaaggaggcagaggaggaagaggaggagggcgaAGAAGAGCAGGAGCAGGAAGGGAAATCAAGACTGGAGAGAAAAGTTAATGAGGAACAGTCAGCTTCAGCTAAAG aagaagaagaagatgaggaggaggaggaggaggaggaagaagaggaggaggagaagaagagtgATGAGGAAAACGGGGCTGCGGGAGGAGGCAGCcatgaggaagaggaggacgaAGGCGGCAACAAAACTGAGTCTGTGTCGGAAGACGAG ATGAAAGATGCTGATGAAGGTACAGGAGATGGACCAAAACAACCAGTCCGTAAAAGACGAGTAAGGAAGGAATAA
- the LOC117421171 gene encoding calnexin-like isoform X2 — MKLRWLWMCLGLLCLAAAVRSHEEEEEEEDDGIDYEAQVKNFEEKPTDTSDQEGSSQSFQVTYKTPVPTGKVNFAETFDDGSLDGWKISKTMKDDTDDEIAKYDGKWEVEPLKENTVPGDKGLVLKSRAKHHAIAAMLQEPFVFEEQPLVVQYEVNFQDGIDCGGAYMKLLSATDDLDLENFYDRTPYTIMFGPDKCGEDYKLHFIFRHKNPKNGDYEEKQAKRPDVDLKKIFSDKKTHLYTLVLSPDNSFEIFIDQTSVSKGNLLEDFVPPINPAKEIDDPNDSKPEDWDEHPKIPNPEETKPDDWDEDAPAKIEDPDAVKPEGWLDDEPEYISDPNSEKPEDWDEEMDGEWEAPQVPNPACETAPGCGTWKLPMINNPNYKGKWKPSMIDNPNYQGIWSPRKIPNPDYFEDLHPFRMTPFSAVGLELWSMTSDIYFDNFIICSEKEVADRWAADSWGLKKLVASANEPSVLSQLTTAAEERPWLWIVYILTVGLPLGLVVLFCFPKKTDEFAATHKKTDAWQKDVKEAEEEEEEGEEEQEQEGKSRLERKVNEEQSASAKEEEDEEEEEEEEEEEEEKKSDEENGAAGGGSHEEEEDEGGNKTESVSEDEMKDADEGTGDGPKQPVRKRRVRKE; from the exons ATGAAGCTGCGGTGGTTGTGGATGTGTCTGGGGCTGCTGTGCCTGGCTGCGGCTGTCCGCTCacacgaggaggaggaggaggaggaggacgacgGCATTGACTATGAGGCCCAGGTCAAGAACTTTGAGGAGAAACCCACAGACACCAGTGACCAAGAAGGCAGCAGCCAATCCTTCCAG GTGACATACAAGACTCCTGTGCCTACTGGCAAGGTGAACTTTGCAGAAACATTTGATGACGGATCCCTAGACGG ATGGAAGATATCTAAAACAATGAAGGATGACACTGATGATGAAATTGCAAAATATGATG GGAAGTGGGAAGTGGAGCCTTTGAAGGAGAACACCGTACCTGGAGACAAGGGACTGGTGCTGAAATCCAGAGCCAAGCACCATGCCATAGCAGCCATGCTACAGGAGCCATTCGTCTTTGAAGAGCAACCCTTAGTAGTGCA gTATGAAGTCAATTTCCAGGACGGAATCGATTGTGGTGGTGCTTATATGAAACTTCTTTCTGCAACAGATGATTTGGATTTG GAAAACTTCTATGACCGAACTCCATACACAATTATGTTTGGTCCAGACAAGTGTGGTGAAGATTACAAGCTTCACTTCATCTTCAGGCACAAGAACCCCAAAAATGGAGACTACGAGGAGAAGCAGGCCAAGCGCCCTGATGTTGATCTGAAAAAAATCTTCTCTGACAAAAAGACCCATCTTTATACACTTG TACTGAGTCCAGATAACAGCTTTGAGATCTTCATTGATCAGACCAGTGTGAGTAAAGGAAACCTCTTGGAGGATTTTGTCCCACCTATAAACCCAGCCAAAGAGATCGATGATCCTAATGACAGCAAACCCGAGGACTGGGACGAGCACCCAAAGATCCCCAACCCAGAGGAAACCAAACCTGACGACTG GGATGAAGATGCTCCAGCAAAGATAGAAGATCCTGATGCAGTGAAACCTGAAGGCTGGCTCGATGATGAACCAGAGTACATATCGGACCCTAATTCAGAGAAACCTGAagactg GGATGAGGAGATGGATGGGGAATGGGAAGCCCCTCAGGTCCCCAACCCAGCCTGTGAGACGGCCCCGGGCTGTGGAACGTGGAAGCTGCCTATGATCAACAACCCCAACTACAAGGGCAAGTGGAAGCCTTCCATGATCGACAACCCCAACTACCAG GGAATTTGGAGCCCAAGGAAAATCCCGAACCCAGATTATTTTGAAGACCTGCATCCATTCCGCATGACTCCCTTTAGTGCAGTGGGCTTAGAGCTCTGGTCCATGACTTCTGACATCTACTTTGACAACTTCATCATCTGCTCTGAGAAGGAAGTGGCTGACCGCTGGGCAGCTGACAGCTGGGGCCTGAAAAAGCTGGTGGCCAGCGCCAATGAG CCAAGTGTGCTGAGTCAGCTGACAACAGCTGCAGAGGAACGTCCTTGGCTGTGGATCGTTTACATCCTGACTGTCGGGTTACCTCTGGGGCTGGTTGTGCTTTTCTGTTTCCCCAAG AAGACAGATGAATTCGCCGCCACCCACAAGAAGACGGATGCCTGGCAGAAAGATgtgaaggaggcagaggaggaagaggaggagggcgaAGAAGAGCAGGAGCAGGAAGGGAAATCAAGACTGGAGAGAAAAGTTAATGAGGAACAGTCAGCTTCAGCTAAAG aagaagaagatgaggaggaggaggaggaggaggaagaagaggaggaggagaagaagagtgATGAGGAAAACGGGGCTGCGGGAGGAGGCAGCcatgaggaagaggaggacgaAGGCGGCAACAAAACTGAGTCTGTGTCGGAAGACGAG ATGAAAGATGCTGATGAAGGTACAGGAGATGGACCAAAACAACCAGTCCGTAAAAGACGAGTAAGGAAGGAATAA